A part of Agromyces protaetiae genomic DNA contains:
- a CDS encoding GNAT family N-acetyltransferase — MTSAGIETGSPVLRVVSAADVPFADVAAVFGTRGDAAGCWCQWYKIPGSDWRSVGVDSLRDRLASQLAEGGRAAQSGREQGPGLLAYLGDTPVGWCAVEPRPGLPRLRGSRIVTTGTRHPDLDDAAIWAVTCFVVPRAHRRKGVGSALARAAVEYAREGGARALEAYAVDATTGTKRAADLFHGAISMFEAAGFTEVARTSPTRAVMQIEFG; from the coding sequence ATGACGTCCGCGGGCATCGAAACCGGCTCCCCCGTCCTCCGCGTGGTCTCCGCGGCCGACGTGCCGTTCGCCGACGTCGCGGCCGTCTTCGGCACGCGCGGCGACGCGGCCGGCTGCTGGTGCCAGTGGTACAAGATCCCTGGCTCCGACTGGCGATCGGTCGGCGTCGACTCGCTCCGTGATCGGCTCGCCTCCCAGCTCGCCGAGGGCGGGCGCGCCGCGCAGAGCGGCCGCGAGCAGGGCCCCGGTCTCCTCGCCTACCTCGGCGACACGCCCGTCGGCTGGTGCGCGGTCGAACCTCGCCCGGGCCTCCCCCGCCTCCGCGGCAGCCGCATCGTCACGACGGGCACGAGACATCCCGACCTCGATGATGCCGCGATCTGGGCGGTGACGTGCTTCGTGGTCCCCAGGGCGCACCGCCGCAAGGGAGTCGGCTCGGCACTCGCGCGTGCGGCGGTCGAGTACGCGCGCGAGGGCGGCGCGCGGGCGCTCGAGGCGTACGCGGTCGACGCGACGACCGGCACGAAGCGCGCCGCCGACCTCTTCCACGGCGCGATCTCGATGTTCGAGGCGGCCGGGTTCACCGAGGTCGCACGCACGTCGCCGACTCGCGCCGTCATGCAGATCGAGTTCGGCTGA
- a CDS encoding ParA family protein, with protein sequence MTDQTLDQADGTASLDSELGPTGRPHREFPEPAALRSHGPARIIALCNQKGGVGKTTTSINLGAALAEYGRRVLAIDFDPQGALSAGLGVQSHDVTTIYDLLLSRQLDPIDAIQKSSVEGLDVIPANIDLSAAEVHLVNEVAREQILAGVLKRVAPLYDVILIDCQPSLGLLTVNALTAAHGVVIPLECEYFALRGVALLIETIDKVRDRLNPAIQLDGILATMYDARTLHSREVLERVIGAFGDDVLETVITRTVKFPDATVAAVPITEFAPEHQASKAYRQLARELVFRGAVA encoded by the coding sequence GTGACCGACCAGACGCTCGACCAGGCGGACGGCACCGCTTCGCTTGACTCCGAGCTCGGTCCCACGGGGCGTCCGCATCGCGAGTTCCCCGAACCCGCAGCGCTCCGCTCGCACGGGCCGGCTCGCATCATCGCCCTCTGCAACCAGAAGGGCGGCGTCGGCAAGACGACGACGTCGATCAACCTCGGCGCCGCGCTCGCCGAGTACGGTCGCCGCGTGCTCGCGATCGATTTCGACCCGCAGGGCGCGTTGTCGGCGGGGCTCGGCGTGCAGAGCCACGACGTGACGACGATCTACGACCTGCTGCTCTCGCGGCAGCTCGACCCGATTGACGCGATCCAGAAGTCGAGCGTCGAGGGTCTCGACGTCATCCCCGCGAACATCGACCTGTCGGCGGCCGAGGTGCATCTCGTCAACGAGGTCGCGCGTGAGCAGATCCTCGCGGGTGTGCTGAAGCGCGTCGCCCCGCTCTACGACGTCATCCTGATCGACTGCCAGCCGTCGCTCGGCCTCTTGACCGTCAACGCGCTCACGGCCGCGCACGGCGTCGTCATCCCGCTCGAGTGCGAGTACTTCGCCCTCCGCGGCGTCGCGCTCCTCATCGAGACGATCGACAAGGTGCGCGACCGGCTGAACCCCGCGATCCAGCTCGACGGCATCCTCGCGACGATGTACGACGCGCGCACGCTGCACTCGCGTGAGGTGCTCGAGCGGGTCATCGGCGCGTTCGGCGACGACGTGCTCGAGACGGTCATCACGCGCACGGTCAAGTTCCCCGACGCGACGGTCGCCGCGGTGCCGATCACCGAGTTCGCCCCCGAGCACCAGGCGTCGAAGGCCTACCGCCAGCTCGCGAGGGAACTGGTCTTCCGTGGCGCGGTCGCCTGA
- a CDS encoding pseudouridine synthase encodes MTASEERTDGVRLQKALAAAGVASRRVSEQLIVEGRVEVNGKVVTELGSRIDPEHDRVAVDGTAIQLDAEKRYYMLNKPTGVVSSMRDEQGRPDLTRFTNDLEERVFNVGRLDAETSGLLLLTNDGELAHVLAHPSFGVEKTYIAKVRGRVAAQTLQQLKNGIELEDGPIAVDRARILQAQGDSRHTIVEVTLHSGRNRIVRRMFDAVDHPVVDLVRRQFGPLHLGTLRSGAVRELTTIERGQLLTIARAADAGQKGKR; translated from the coding sequence ATGACCGCGTCTGAAGAACGCACCGACGGCGTCCGCCTGCAGAAGGCCCTCGCCGCCGCGGGCGTCGCGAGCCGCCGCGTCTCCGAGCAGCTCATCGTCGAAGGCCGCGTCGAGGTGAACGGCAAGGTCGTCACCGAGTTGGGCTCGCGCATCGACCCCGAGCACGACCGCGTCGCGGTCGACGGCACGGCGATCCAGCTCGACGCCGAGAAGCGCTACTACATGCTCAACAAGCCGACGGGCGTAGTGTCGTCGATGCGCGACGAGCAGGGGCGCCCCGACCTCACACGGTTCACGAACGACCTCGAAGAGCGCGTGTTCAACGTCGGCCGCCTCGACGCCGAGACGAGCGGGCTGCTGCTCCTCACCAACGACGGCGAACTCGCGCACGTGCTCGCGCACCCGTCGTTCGGCGTCGAGAAGACGTACATCGCGAAGGTGCGCGGTCGGGTCGCGGCGCAGACGCTGCAGCAGTTGAAGAACGGCATCGAGCTCGAAGACGGCCCCATCGCCGTCGACCGCGCGCGCATCCTGCAGGCGCAGGGCGACTCGCGGCACACGATCGTCGAGGTGACGCTCCACTCGGGGCGCAACCGCATCGTGCGCCGCATGTTCGACGCCGTCGACCACCCCGTCGTCGACCTCGTGCGCCGTCAGTTCGGGCCCTTGCACCTCGGCACCCTCCGATCGGGCGCGGTCCGCGAACTCACTACAATCGAACGCGGCCAGCTCCTCACGATCGCCCGTGCTGCGGACGCCGGTCAGAAGGGAAAGCGCTAG
- a CDS encoding recombinase family protein: MTSDDNRSDFYNSAAPPGETREEGRSAAKGLDFEAKQSVNPEDLTEGEPPMSLSYPPAPTTGSRLTSTVGLEHLFAKTNDVPVDPIHTGGDAVLYLRVSTTRQLNTAADLDEDGNSIATQREWGLKKTRQLKARIVREFVEPGQSAQTIDKRPEFKKLLQFIDENPNVRYVVIYMRSRAFRSFADATITKRRLEEKGVRLVSAKEEFGDGYMGDAMEAITDIMNEVQVRMSGEDIRAKLAHKVERGGSVGRAKLGYLNVRKDFDGRLVNTIDVDPVRAPLIAWAFEQYATNQYSVWQLASMLEDQGLVTRPSQKRPAKPLSPSALAKLLRDPYYTGIIRFKGDIYPGRHEPIISKETFIACQEILSRRNRKGDRDLIHFHYMKGMLTCGECARQGRQRRLVYSQSTGHGGTYEYWVCSGKQREGCRLGSIRMDDLEAAVARAVAAERFSPESLDAIRAEVDKTVAEFQASDREVKKTLRAEFVKLEAQEDRLIELAADGSLATSKLRERLEQVSLKKGAIQEKLAHTEERLHYGAELVLSHVDLLANPIDLFNRVPDHVRKDLLGALFTHLVVQVDDDKITISSERAEVNDALHHWDAQRHLAAEEHTPAKKKAPRISARGSLSTSETVHLSKGWNILNMVGLTGFEPATP; the protein is encoded by the coding sequence ATGACTAGCGACGACAACCGCAGTGATTTCTACAACAGCGCCGCACCCCCGGGGGAAACCCGTGAAGAGGGCCGGAGCGCCGCAAAAGGGCTGGACTTTGAGGCCAAACAGAGCGTTAATCCGGAGGACCTAACCGAAGGAGAACCGCCTATGAGCCTCAGCTACCCGCCCGCGCCGACGACGGGGTCGCGATTGACGTCGACCGTCGGCCTCGAGCACCTCTTCGCCAAGACGAACGATGTGCCCGTCGACCCTATACACACCGGAGGCGATGCCGTGCTCTACCTCCGTGTCTCTACGACGCGCCAGCTGAACACTGCCGCCGACCTCGACGAGGACGGCAATAGCATCGCCACCCAGCGCGAGTGGGGTCTGAAGAAGACTCGCCAGCTCAAAGCGCGCATCGTGCGCGAGTTCGTCGAGCCCGGCCAATCCGCCCAGACGATCGACAAGCGCCCCGAGTTCAAGAAGCTGCTCCAGTTCATCGACGAGAACCCGAACGTGCGCTACGTCGTGATCTACATGCGCTCGCGCGCGTTCCGTTCCTTTGCCGACGCCACCATCACGAAGCGACGGCTTGAGGAGAAGGGGGTCCGGCTCGTCTCGGCGAAGGAAGAGTTCGGCGACGGCTACATGGGTGACGCCATGGAAGCCATCACCGACATCATGAACGAGGTGCAGGTGCGCATGTCCGGGGAGGACATCCGCGCCAAGCTCGCCCACAAGGTTGAGCGCGGAGGCAGCGTCGGCCGGGCCAAGCTCGGCTACCTCAATGTCCGCAAGGACTTCGACGGCCGGCTTGTGAACACGATCGACGTCGACCCCGTACGCGCTCCGCTCATCGCCTGGGCCTTCGAGCAGTACGCGACGAATCAGTACTCGGTCTGGCAGCTCGCCTCGATGCTCGAGGATCAGGGACTCGTGACTCGCCCTTCACAGAAGCGCCCTGCCAAGCCGCTGTCGCCGAGCGCACTCGCGAAGCTCCTTCGCGATCCGTACTACACGGGGATCATCCGCTTCAAGGGCGACATCTACCCGGGTCGGCACGAGCCAATCATCAGCAAGGAAACGTTCATCGCCTGCCAGGAGATCCTGAGCCGACGAAACAGGAAAGGCGATCGCGACCTCATCCACTTCCACTACATGAAGGGGATGCTGACCTGCGGCGAGTGCGCCCGTCAAGGCAGGCAGCGCCGCCTCGTCTACTCTCAGAGCACCGGCCACGGTGGAACCTACGAGTACTGGGTCTGCTCCGGCAAACAGCGCGAAGGCTGCCGCCTCGGCTCGATCCGGATGGACGACCTCGAGGCTGCCGTAGCTCGCGCGGTCGCCGCCGAACGTTTCAGCCCCGAGTCTCTCGACGCGATCCGTGCCGAGGTCGACAAGACCGTTGCGGAGTTCCAGGCATCAGACCGCGAGGTGAAGAAGACCCTGCGCGCCGAGTTCGTGAAGCTTGAGGCGCAGGAAGACCGCCTCATAGAACTCGCCGCAGACGGATCGCTCGCCACGAGCAAGCTGCGCGAACGACTCGAACAAGTGTCGCTGAAGAAGGGAGCCATCCAGGAAAAGCTCGCGCACACTGAAGAGCGTCTGCACTACGGTGCCGAGCTCGTGCTCAGCCACGTCGACCTGCTCGCCAATCCGATCGATCTGTTCAACCGCGTACCTGACCACGTCCGAAAGGACCTGCTGGGCGCGCTGTTCACGCACCTCGTCGTGCAGGTGGATGACGACAAGATCACCATCTCGAGCGAACGCGCCGAAGTGAACGACGCCCTCCACCACTGGGACGCGCAGCGCCACCTCGCTGCCGAAGAGCACACCCCGGCAAAGAAGAAAGCCCCCCGCATTTCTGCGAGGGGCTCTCTTTCGACCTCTGAGACCGTCCATTTGTCCAAAGGTTGGAACATTCTCAATATGGTCGGGCTGACAGGATTTGAACCTGCGACCCCTTGA
- the cmk gene encoding (d)CMP kinase: MTHPLEIPFVVAIDGPAGSGKSSVSKAAAARLGYGFLDTGAAYRAFAWHAVASGIELDDEASVVSLLDGFEYRIGTDPAGYAVHVGDVDVTDAIREPSISAVVSKVARVPEVRTRLIEFFRASMADEPRPGIIVEGRDITTVVAPDAPARILLTASEEVRMSRRAAELTGEDAAETGARLQARDRADSKVVDFMTAADGVVTVDSTDLDFGETVDAVIAVITDSQPVTD, from the coding sequence ATGACCCACCCCCTCGAGATCCCTTTCGTCGTCGCGATCGACGGCCCCGCGGGCAGCGGCAAGTCGAGCGTGTCGAAGGCGGCCGCGGCGCGTCTCGGCTACGGGTTCCTCGACACGGGCGCCGCCTATCGCGCGTTCGCGTGGCACGCGGTCGCCTCGGGGATCGAGCTCGACGACGAGGCTTCCGTCGTCTCCCTGCTCGACGGCTTCGAGTACCGCATCGGCACCGACCCCGCCGGCTACGCCGTGCACGTCGGCGACGTCGACGTGACCGACGCGATCCGCGAGCCGTCGATCTCGGCGGTCGTCAGCAAGGTCGCACGCGTGCCCGAGGTGCGAACCCGTCTCATCGAGTTCTTCCGCGCGAGCATGGCCGACGAGCCGCGCCCCGGCATCATCGTCGAGGGGCGTGACATCACGACGGTCGTCGCGCCTGACGCGCCCGCGCGGATCCTGCTCACGGCGTCCGAAGAGGTCCGGATGTCGCGTCGCGCCGCCGAACTCACGGGCGAGGACGCCGCCGAGACAGGTGCCCGGCTGCAGGCGCGCGACCGCGCCGATTCGAAGGTCGTCGACTTCATGACCGCAGCCGACGGCGTCGTCACGGTCGACTCCACCGACCTCGATTTCGGTGAGACCGTCGACGCCGTGATCGCGGTCATCACGGACTCTCAGCCGGTCACTGATTGA
- a CDS encoding segregation and condensation protein A: MTNFEGPFDLLLSLIAKHELDITEVSLSKVTDEFISYLKGLDSEEELDRASEFLVVAATLLDLKVAGLLPQGELVDAEDVALLEARDLLFARLLQYRAFKQASAWFAERIDVEAGRHARTVRLEERFRQRDPELKWTLTADDFAALATLALTPREIPVVGLDHLHAPLVSIREQAAHVVARLRRGEAVTFRQLIAGIDRQGVVVARFLAVLELYRHAAIGFEQVEPLGELTLRWTADHWSDANLDSLGADYDE, encoded by the coding sequence CTGACCAACTTCGAGGGGCCGTTCGACCTCTTGCTCTCGCTCATCGCGAAGCACGAGCTCGACATCACCGAGGTGTCGCTCTCGAAGGTGACCGACGAGTTCATCTCGTACCTGAAGGGCCTCGACTCCGAGGAGGAGCTCGATCGCGCGAGCGAGTTCCTCGTCGTGGCGGCGACGCTGCTCGACCTGAAGGTTGCGGGGCTCCTGCCGCAGGGCGAACTCGTCGACGCCGAAGACGTCGCACTCCTCGAAGCGCGCGACCTGCTCTTCGCCCGCCTGCTCCAGTACCGCGCGTTCAAGCAGGCGTCGGCGTGGTTCGCCGAGCGCATCGACGTCGAGGCGGGGCGGCACGCGCGCACAGTCCGGCTCGAAGAGCGCTTCCGTCAACGCGACCCCGAGCTCAAGTGGACCCTCACGGCAGACGATTTCGCGGCGCTCGCGACCCTCGCCCTCACGCCGCGCGAGATCCCCGTCGTCGGCCTCGACCACCTGCACGCCCCGCTCGTGTCGATCCGCGAGCAGGCCGCGCACGTCGTCGCGCGGCTGCGCCGCGGCGAAGCGGTCACCTTCCGACAGCTCATCGCGGGCATCGACCGGCAAGGTGTGGTCGTCGCGCGCTTTCTCGCCGTGCTCGAGCTCTACCGCCACGCGGCGATCGGGTTCGAGCAGGTCGAGCCGCTCGGCGAGCTCACCCTCCGATGGACCGCCGATCACTGGTCCGATGCCAACCTCGACAGCCTGGGAGCCGACTATGACGAGTGA
- a CDS encoding MFS transporter — MVTLPASNAVGFRSERGPVLLALMLSTGLIAIDATILATAVPSVVKELGSFEQFPWLFSVYLLAQAVSVPIYSKLADTVGRKPIILVGIGLFLLGSILCGAAWSMPALIAFRAIQGLGAGAVAPMSMTIVGDIYTVAERAKVQGYIASVWAIASVVGPALGGVFSQFTSWRWIFFVNIPLCLIAAFMILRSFHEQVERKPHKLDWLGSALLTAGLTLVILGLLEGGHAWAWGSWQTIAIFAVGAAALVAFAFAERRAAEPVLDLSIFSRRLISSTTLVSIGVGAILIGITSYIPTYLEGSIRVVPLVSGAAVAALTLGWPLAATLAGRMYLALGFRTTVLIGATIALAGTIALALISPYPNPWTIGATAFVIGFGLGWVAAPSLIAAQSSVGWSERGVVTGTNAFARSAGSAVGVAVFGAIANAIFTATPNGEQVPSVVEAAGTAVFVGVAVTTALMLLAGLAMPRVRAEDLVAADPRAESAG; from the coding sequence ATGGTGACCCTTCCCGCCTCGAACGCCGTCGGCTTCCGCTCCGAACGCGGACCCGTGCTCCTCGCCCTCATGCTCTCGACGGGGCTCATCGCGATCGACGCGACGATCCTCGCGACCGCGGTGCCGAGCGTCGTCAAAGAGCTGGGCTCGTTCGAGCAGTTCCCGTGGCTGTTCTCGGTGTACCTGCTCGCGCAGGCCGTGTCCGTACCGATCTACTCGAAGCTCGCCGACACGGTGGGCCGCAAGCCCATCATCCTCGTCGGCATCGGGCTGTTCCTCCTCGGCTCGATCTTGTGCGGCGCAGCCTGGAGCATGCCCGCCCTCATCGCCTTCCGCGCGATCCAGGGCCTCGGCGCGGGCGCCGTCGCGCCCATGTCGATGACGATCGTGGGCGACATCTACACGGTCGCCGAGCGCGCCAAGGTGCAGGGGTACATCGCGAGCGTGTGGGCGATCGCCTCCGTCGTCGGCCCGGCGCTCGGCGGCGTCTTCAGCCAGTTCACGTCGTGGCGGTGGATCTTCTTCGTCAACATCCCGCTGTGTCTCATCGCGGCGTTCATGATCCTCCGCTCATTCCATGAACAGGTCGAGCGGAAGCCCCACAAGCTCGACTGGCTCGGGTCGGCGCTCCTCACCGCGGGCCTCACCCTCGTCATCCTCGGGCTCCTCGAAGGCGGGCACGCCTGGGCGTGGGGGTCGTGGCAGACGATCGCGATCTTCGCGGTCGGCGCCGCGGCGCTCGTCGCGTTCGCGTTCGCCGAACGACGCGCCGCCGAGCCCGTGCTCGACCTCTCGATCTTCTCGCGCCGGCTCATCTCGTCGACGACGCTCGTGTCGATCGGCGTCGGCGCGATCCTCATCGGCATCACGTCCTACATCCCGACCTATCTCGAAGGCTCGATCCGCGTCGTCCCGCTCGTGTCGGGAGCGGCGGTCGCAGCGCTCACGCTCGGCTGGCCGCTCGCGGCGACGCTTGCAGGCCGGATGTACCTCGCCCTCGGATTCCGCACCACCGTGCTCATCGGGGCGACGATCGCCCTCGCGGGCACGATCGCGCTCGCCCTCATCTCCCCCTACCCGAACCCGTGGACGATCGGCGCGACGGCGTTCGTCATCGGCTTCGGCCTCGGCTGGGTCGCCGCCCCGAGCCTCATCGCCGCGCAGTCGTCGGTCGGATGGAGCGAGCGCGGCGTCGTCACCGGGACGAACGCGTTTGCGCGTTCTGCCGGCAGTGCCGTCGGCGTCGCCGTGTTCGGCGCGATCGCCAACGCGATCTTCACGGCCACACCGAACGGCGAGCAGGTGCCGTCGGTCGTCGAAGCCGCCGGCACGGCCGTGTTCGTCGGCGTCGCCGTCACCACCGCGCTCATGCTCCTCGCGGGCCTCGCAATGCCGCGCGTCCGCGCGGAAGACCTCGTCGCCGCCGACCCGCGCGCCGAATCGGCCGGATAG
- a CDS encoding DUF167 domain-containing protein, whose translation MDITVRVKPGSRKGASVEPLEDDPAASWVVTVRERAVDGAANAGVERAVAEHFGVPRSAVEIVRGHTARIKRVRIDGI comes from the coding sequence GTGGACATCACGGTGCGCGTCAAGCCCGGCAGTCGCAAGGGCGCGTCGGTCGAACCCCTCGAGGACGACCCCGCGGCATCCTGGGTCGTCACCGTGCGCGAGCGCGCCGTCGACGGCGCCGCGAACGCGGGCGTCGAACGCGCGGTCGCCGAGCACTTCGGAGTGCCCCGGTCGGCCGTCGAGATCGTGCGCGGCCATACGGCGCGCATCAAGCGCGTGCGCATCGACGGGATCTGA
- the der gene encoding ribosome biogenesis GTPase Der codes for MTDRDEEFEAHDDDLAERLADVDEDLAEQRAAALRGGLDDYELDDEDLELLDHAEEGEDGVTYLPALPVIAIVGRPNVGKSALVNRILGRREAVVEDTPGVTRDRVSYKGEWLDRRFTLVDTGGWEPDAKGIDASVAAQAEVAIDLSDVVLFVVDATVGATSTDEHVVRMLRQAKKPVFLVANKVDDARQEPEAAALWNLGLGEPYPVSALHGRGVADLLDEVFKVLPEVSAVAKQEIGGPRRVAILGRPNVGKSSLLNKAAGEERVVVNELAGTTRDPVDEQIELGGKVWRFVDTAGIRRRVHLQQGADFYATLRTQAALEKAEVAVVLIDVTQVISEQDVRIIDLVLESGRALVIAYNKWDELDDDRRRYLEREIEQDLHHVSWAPRVNISAKTGRHLEKLVPALETALESWDTRIPTGKFNAFLTELTQEHPHPVRGGKQPRILFGTQAASRPPTFVLFTTGFLDPGYRRFIQRRLREIYGFEGSPIVLNMRVRERRQRTK; via the coding sequence ATGACCGACCGCGACGAAGAGTTCGAAGCGCACGACGACGACCTCGCCGAACGTCTCGCCGATGTCGACGAGGACCTCGCCGAGCAGCGCGCCGCAGCCCTCCGCGGTGGCCTCGACGACTACGAGCTCGACGACGAAGACCTCGAACTCCTCGACCACGCCGAAGAGGGCGAAGACGGCGTCACCTACCTCCCGGCGCTCCCCGTCATCGCGATCGTCGGCCGTCCGAACGTCGGCAAGTCGGCGCTCGTGAACCGCATCCTCGGCCGCCGCGAAGCGGTCGTCGAAGACACCCCGGGCGTCACCCGCGACCGCGTCTCATACAAGGGCGAGTGGCTCGACCGCCGCTTCACGCTCGTCGACACGGGCGGGTGGGAGCCCGACGCGAAGGGCATCGATGCATCCGTCGCGGCCCAGGCCGAGGTCGCGATCGACCTCTCCGACGTCGTGCTGTTCGTCGTCGACGCGACCGTCGGCGCGACCTCGACCGACGAGCACGTCGTGCGCATGCTCCGCCAGGCGAAGAAGCCCGTCTTCCTCGTCGCCAACAAGGTCGACGACGCCAGGCAGGAGCCCGAGGCCGCAGCGCTCTGGAATCTCGGCCTCGGCGAGCCGTACCCCGTCTCGGCCCTGCACGGCCGGGGCGTCGCAGACCTCCTCGACGAGGTGTTCAAGGTGCTGCCCGAGGTGTCGGCCGTTGCCAAGCAGGAGATCGGCGGCCCCCGTCGGGTCGCGATCCTCGGGCGCCCGAACGTCGGCAAGAGCTCTCTCCTGAACAAGGCCGCGGGTGAAGAGCGCGTCGTCGTCAACGAGCTCGCGGGCACCACGCGCGACCCCGTCGACGAGCAGATCGAGCTCGGCGGCAAGGTGTGGCGCTTCGTCGACACCGCTGGCATCCGTCGGCGCGTGCACCTGCAGCAGGGGGCCGACTTCTACGCGACGCTTCGTACCCAGGCTGCGCTCGAGAAGGCCGAGGTCGCCGTCGTGCTCATCGACGTGACCCAGGTGATCTCCGAGCAAGACGTCCGCATCATCGACCTCGTGCTCGAGTCGGGCCGGGCGCTCGTCATCGCCTACAACAAGTGGGACGAGCTCGACGACGACCGCCGCCGCTACCTCGAACGCGAGATCGAGCAAGACCTCCACCATGTCTCGTGGGCGCCGCGCGTCAACATCTCCGCGAAGACGGGGCGTCACCTCGAGAAGCTCGTGCCCGCACTCGAGACCGCCCTCGAGTCGTGGGACACCCGCATCCCCACGGGCAAGTTCAACGCGTTCCTCACCGAGCTCACGCAGGAGCACCCGCACCCCGTGCGCGGCGGCAAGCAGCCCCGCATCCTGTTCGGCACGCAGGCCGCGAGCCGCCCGCCGACATTCGTGCTCTTCACGACCGGGTTCCTGGACCCGGGCTACCGCCGGTTCATCCAGCGGCGCCTGCGCGAGATCTACGGGTTCGAGGGCTCGCCCATCGTGCTCAACATGCGCGTGCGCGAGCGGCGGCAGCGCACGAAGTAG
- the scpB gene encoding SMC-Scp complex subunit ScpB: MTSEPETSEGVADDLAAEVSVATPLDVPGHPRLDLDRALEAILFVSDEPVGVVALAAAVARPVAEVKSAIARLVADYDGVDASGEPRTDEVAAASAGSIRRAFELREVGGGWRFYTRTDYDRLVADFVLTQTSTKLSQPALETLSVVAYKQPISRSQIASIRAVNVDSVVRTLVGRGLIAEVDTDAETGAILYGTTDLLLQNLGLNSLDELPHISPLLDDGQEGFDHDRV, translated from the coding sequence ATGACGAGTGAGCCCGAGACATCCGAAGGCGTCGCGGACGACCTCGCGGCCGAGGTCTCGGTCGCGACCCCGCTCGACGTGCCCGGTCATCCGCGCCTCGACCTCGACCGCGCGCTCGAAGCGATCCTCTTCGTGTCCGACGAGCCGGTCGGCGTCGTCGCGCTCGCGGCAGCCGTCGCGCGCCCGGTCGCCGAGGTGAAGTCGGCGATCGCGCGACTCGTGGCCGACTACGACGGCGTGGATGCCTCGGGGGAGCCCCGCACCGACGAGGTCGCCGCGGCATCGGCGGGAAGCATCCGCCGTGCCTTCGAACTCCGCGAAGTAGGCGGCGGCTGGCGCTTCTACACGCGGACCGACTACGACCGCCTCGTCGCGGACTTCGTGCTCACGCAGACCTCGACGAAGCTCTCGCAACCCGCCCTCGAGACGCTCTCGGTCGTCGCGTACAAGCAGCCGATCTCGCGCTCGCAGATCGCGTCGATCCGCGCCGTCAACGTCGACTCGGTCGTGCGCACGCTCGTCGGGCGCGGGCTCATCGCCGAGGTCGACACCGACGCCGAGACGGGCGCGATCCTGTACGGCACGACCGACCTGCTCCTCCAGAACCTCGGGCTCAACTCGCTCGACGAACTGCCCCACATCTCGCCGCTCCTCGACGACGGCCAGGAAGGATTCGACCATGACCGCGTCTGA
- a CDS encoding prephenate dehydrogenase, producing MVVSRLTGSVRVVGAGLLGTSVALGLRARGVDVILADASPTHVAIAIDLGAGRAPLDSDEPVLVVVCVPPDVTARVVAAELAAFPDAVVTDVASVKSGILDELVTVGADVSRYVGSHPLAGRERGGPLAARADLFVGRPWVVAVHDGIGYQRGSVVDDLILDLGATLVELTAEEHDRGVALISHVPQVVSSVMARRFLDAPNAALGLAGQGVRDVTRIAGSDPDLWVQILGANAAPVRDILLAYRDDLDRFIDALADPTAPGARKRVAEELAGGNLGVERLPGKHGTDKRFTTVIVMVDDRPGQLARLLAEIGEIGVNLEDLRLEHSPGRQVGLAEVQVLPEAADRLTTELAERGWRIAG from the coding sequence GTGGTCGTCTCACGCCTCACCGGCTCGGTACGCGTCGTCGGCGCAGGCCTCCTCGGCACGAGCGTCGCGCTCGGGCTGCGCGCACGCGGCGTCGACGTGATCCTCGCGGATGCCTCGCCCACCCATGTCGCGATCGCGATCGACCTCGGCGCCGGTCGCGCCCCGCTCGACTCCGACGAGCCCGTGCTCGTCGTCGTCTGCGTGCCGCCCGATGTCACCGCGCGCGTCGTCGCGGCCGAGCTCGCGGCGTTCCCCGACGCCGTCGTGACGGATGTCGCGAGCGTCAAGAGCGGCATCCTCGATGAACTCGTCACCGTGGGCGCCGATGTCAGCCGGTACGTCGGCTCCCATCCGCTCGCGGGTCGTGAGCGCGGCGGACCGCTCGCCGCGCGCGCCGACCTCTTCGTCGGGCGCCCGTGGGTCGTCGCCGTGCACGACGGCATCGGCTACCAGCGGGGGAGCGTCGTCGACGACCTCATCCTCGACCTGGGGGCGACGCTCGTCGAACTGACCGCCGAGGAACACGACCGCGGGGTCGCGCTCATCTCGCACGTTCCGCAGGTCGTGTCGAGCGTCATGGCGCGCCGGTTCCTCGACGCGCCCAACGCGGCGCTCGGGCTCGCCGGCCAAGGCGTCCGCGACGTCACGCGCATCGCCGGGAGCGACCCCGACCTGTGGGTGCAGATCCTCGGGGCGAACGCGGCGCCCGTGAGAGACATCCTGCTCGCCTACCGCGACGACCTCGACCGTTTCATCGACGCACTCGCCGATCCGACCGCGCCGGGCGCGCGCAAGCGCGTCGCCGAGGAGCTCGCGGGCGGCAACCTCGGCGTCGAGCGGCTGCCTGGCAAGCACGGCACCGACAAGCGGTTCACGACCGTCATCGTCATGGTCGACGACCGGCCTGGGCAGCTCGCACGCCTCCTCGCCGAGATCGGCGAGATCGGCGTCAACCTCGAAGACCTCCGCCTCGAGCACTCGCCCGGCCGTCAGGTCGGCCTCGCCGAGGTGCAAGTGCTGCCCGAGGCGGCCGACCGACTGACCACCGAGCTGGCCGAACGCGGCTGGCGGATCGCAGGATGA